CGACTCCGGCGCTCCGCGCCTCCGCTCGGGATGACACGTTGATTTGAATGACAACAATTCAAAGATACTAATATGAAGATCGGCGTACCCAAGGAAATCAAGACGAACGAGAACCGCATCGCGCTCGTGCCGGCCGGCGCTGAAGCGCTCGTGGCGGCGGGACACGCGGTGCTCGTCGAGACCGGCGCGGGCGTCGGCAGCGGCTTTCCCGACGAAGCGTACACGGGCGTGGGCGCCAAGATCGCTCCCGATGCCGCGACCGTGTGGAAGGACAGCGACATGATCATGAAGGTGAAGGAGCCGATCGAGAAGGAATGGCCGCACATGCGGCACGGTCAGCTCGTGTTCACCTATTTCCATTTCGCGGCCGACGAGAAGCTGACGCGCGCGCACATGAAGAGCGGCGCGACCTGCGTGGCCTACGAGACCGTCGAGCTGCCGACGCGCGAATTGCCGCTCTTGACGCCGATGTCCGAGGTGGCCGGCCGCATGGCCGTGCAGGAAGGCGCCAAGTATCTCGAGAAGCTGTACGGGGGGCGCGGCGTGCTGCTGGGTGGTGTGCCGGGTGTCGCCCCCGCCAAGGTCGTCATCCTGGGCGGCGGCATCGTGGGCATCAACGCGGCGAAGATGGCGGCCGGCCTCGGTGCCAAGGTCACGATTCTCGATCTCTCCCTCGAGCGCCTGCGCTACCTCTCGGACGTCATGCCGGCCAACTGCGTGATGATCCACTCGAACCGCCACAACGTGCTCGAGCAGATCGAGACGGCGGACCTCGTCGTGGGCGCGGTGTTAATTCCGGGCGCCAAGGCGCCGAAACTCGTCCGCAAGGAAGATCTCAAGCTCATGCAGCCCGGGGCGGTGATCGTGGACGTGGCGATCGACCAGGGTGGATGCGTTGAGACCATTCATGCGACGACGCATGAGAATCCGACCTACGTCGTCGATGGGATCATCCATTACGGCGTAGCCAACATGCCGGGCGGGGTGCCCCGGACGTCGACGCTGGCGCTGACCAACGCGACGCTCCCGTATGCGCTCCAACTGGCCAACAAGGGCTGGAAGCAGGCGCTTCGCGACAATCCGGCGCTGCTCAAGGGACTGAACATGACCGAAGGTCGTGTGACGTATCCGGGGGTTGCCGAGGCCTTTGGCCTGACTTATGAAGATCCGCGACAGTTCATTGCCTAACTGCTGAAGCCCCAATATCTTGTACTGAATGCGCTGGCCTTCGTTCCTCTCAAAATCCGGATCGCTTTTCCCGGCAAACGCCATCGGCGTCGACCTGGGCACGGCCAACACCCTGATTTACGTCAAGGGTGAGGGCATCGTGCTCAACGAGCCGTCGGTGGTCGCCATCGACCGCGAAACCAAGAAGATCAAGGGCGTGGGACTCGAGGCCAAGCGCATGCTGGGCCGCACGCCGGATGGTGTCATCGCCGTGCGCCCGATGAAGGACGGCGTCATCGCCGACTTCGACGTGACCGAGAAGATGCTGCGTTACTTCCTGACGCTCATCATCGAGAATCACGTCTTCAAGGTGAAGCCGCGCGTCATCGTCTGTGTGCCTTCTGGTATTACAGAAGTAGAAAAGCGCGCGGTGCGCGACTCGGCCCTGGGCGCGGGCGCGAAGGAAGTGTTCATGGTGGCGGAGCCGATGGCCGCGGCGATCGGCGTCGGGCTGCCGGTCGAGACGCCGACCGGCAACATGGTGATCGACATCGGCGGCGGCACGACGGAGATCGCCGTCATCGCGCTGTCGGGCATCGTGAGCGACACGTCCATTCGCACCGGCGGCGACGAGCTCGACATGTCGATCGTGCAATTCATGCGCAAGAACTA
This is a stretch of genomic DNA from Gemmatimonadaceae bacterium. It encodes these proteins:
- the ald gene encoding alanine dehydrogenase: MKIGVPKEIKTNENRIALVPAGAEALVAAGHAVLVETGAGVGSGFPDEAYTGVGAKIAPDAATVWKDSDMIMKVKEPIEKEWPHMRHGQLVFTYFHFAADEKLTRAHMKSGATCVAYETVELPTRELPLLTPMSEVAGRMAVQEGAKYLEKLYGGRGVLLGGVPGVAPAKVVILGGGIVGINAAKMAAGLGAKVTILDLSLERLRYLSDVMPANCVMIHSNRHNVLEQIETADLVVGAVLIPGAKAPKLVRKEDLKLMQPGAVIVDVAIDQGGCVETIHATTHENPTYVVDGIIHYGVANMPGGVPRTSTLALTNATLPYALQLANKGWKQALRDNPALLKGLNMTEGRVTYPGVAEAFGLTYEDPRQFIA
- a CDS encoding rod shape-determining protein encodes the protein MRWPSFLSKSGSLFPANAIGVDLGTANTLIYVKGEGIVLNEPSVVAIDRETKKIKGVGLEAKRMLGRTPDGVIAVRPMKDGVIADFDVTEKMLRYFLTLIIENHVFKVKPRVIVCVPSGITEVEKRAVRDSALGAGAKEVFMVAEPMAAAIGVGLPVETPTGNMVIDIGGGTTEIAVIALSGIVSDTSIRTGGDELDMSIVQFMRKNYNLLIGEPTAEQIKIQIGSAAPVGEEREMEVKGRDLVSGIPKTVRVHSSEIREAIQEPIQQIVDAVRRALEITPP